One window of Pocillopora verrucosa isolate sample1 chromosome 9, ASM3666991v2, whole genome shotgun sequence genomic DNA carries:
- the LOC131795735 gene encoding fork head domain-containing protein FD5-like gives MISSTEVGSSAFTPVSHPKSPTGEADENREEYQWRNRNTNLPFSRHFWSVWGPYSPAFSPAAMDHVLKPSSPPLWPMCSAFGGPGYPSFWKERFHQFRFTSCSDEEKPSQSYIGLIAEAILSSPEEKLILSDIYNYILTHYPYFRNKGTGWRNSIRHNLSLNDCFVKAGRSPNGKGHFWAISSVYYDDFRRGDFRRRRIQKRSHKSRRTSSESKEDVVICKAESSEEVGKVTEEQDELVVECSTNECDEQKEEEPTTEKIESLCQEKRKSFDMASLLAPDRGQREGGFLVPVYPRPFDPSLVYNARYPTHAGEYVSPSPVFERFHGSEPTKLIFPYNYRLAC, from the coding sequence ATGATTTCGTCAACCGAAGTTGGATCTTCGGCATTCACGCCCGTGTCACATCCCAAGTCGCCAACTGGTGAAGCTGATGAGAACAGAGAAGAATACCAGTGGAGAAATCGCAACACAAACTTGCCATTTTCTCGTCATTTTTGGTCTGTATGGGGACCGTACTCTCCCGCATTCAGTCCAGCAGCTATGGATCATGTTTTGAAGCCTTCAAGCCCTCCACTCTGGCCCATGTGTTCGGCATTTGGAGGTCCAGGCTACCCTTCTTTTTGGAAGGAACGCTTTCATCAGTTCAGATTCACGTCGTGTTCTGACGAAGAAAAGCCCAGTCAGTCATACATCGGACTTATCGCTGAGGCGATCTTAAGCTCGCCCGAAGAGAAACTTATTCTGAGTGACATTTATAACTACATCCTGACACATTATCCTTACTTCAGAAACAAGGGCACTGGCTGGCGAAACAGCATACGTCATAATCTGTCTCTAAACGACTGCTTTGTCAAGGCAGGGCGCAGTCCTAACGGGAAAGGCCATTTCTGGGCGATCAGCTCCGTTTACTATGATGACTTCAGACGTGGTGACTTCAGGAGGAGAAGAATACAGAAAAGATCACACAAAAGCCGTAGAACATCGAGTGAATCCAAAGAAGATGTCGTTATCTGCAAAGCAGAGAGTAGCGAGGAGGTGGGAAAAGTCACCGAGGAACAGGATGAATTGGTCGTCGAGTGTTCCACAAATGAATGCGACGAACAGAAAGAGGAAGAACCCACTACAGAGAAGATTGAAAGTCTTTGCCAAGAAAAGCGCAAATCATTTGACATGGCCAGCTTACTTGCACCTGATAGAGGACAACGCGAGGGAGGATTTCTTGTGCCTGTGTACCCACGGCCCTTCGACCCCAGCCTTGTGTACAACGCGCGTTATCCGACGCATGCAGGTGAATATGTCTCTCCTTCGCCGGTGTTTGAACGCTTCCACGGATCGGAGCCAACAAAGCTTATCTTCCCATACAATTATAGACTTGCTTGTTAA
- the LOC131795736 gene encoding uncharacterized protein isoform X1, whose translation MFMRVPIIISNWFKFMLSIPRTEPMTKTERFTQWSCLLAYVIGGASFLFVPQLWAFILQLDLQDRSEGYLRLAGLGVIEIGLILMIAARSNRKMSPHQECLTSVVGRLLFVDSILVMMILRNMLPLSFALFFMVLDSSLALITLVIWCRETNRASIGSFFREISTPVLQPRRPLTATSTSVIFLLGIIQLFFWLVLVVRPDLAQRMFHLEPFQGYSGGYLASYLFLISVHGLYHVVGASNVNHSLSPAFISYRILINLPAFVLLFLVDQIEKNVFVVLISLDVFYSVVIAIPVWQERRFQGKVIEMKLD comes from the coding sequence ATGTTCATGAGAGTGCCCATCATAATCTCCAACTGGTTCAAATTCATGCTGTCCATTCCCCGCACGGAACCaatgaccaaaacagaaagATTCACTCAGTGGTCCTGCCTACTCGCCTATGTCATCGGGGGCGCCAGCTTCCTCTTCGTCCCTCAGCTTTGGGCCTTCATATTGCAGCTGGACCTTCAGGACCGTTCTGAGGGGTACCTTCGTTTGGCGGGGCTCGGAGTGATCGAAATTGGCCTCATTCTGATGATTGCAGCTCGCTCCAATCGTAAAATGTCCCCGCATCAGGAATGTCTGACCTCAGTTGTTGGTCGCTTGCTTTTTGTTGATTCAATACTTGTGATGATGATCCTCAGAAACATGCTGCCCCTCTCTTTCGCTCTGTTTTTCATGGTTCTTGACTCGTCTCTCGCTCTCATCACCCTAGTTATTTGGTGCCGTGAAACAAACAGAGCCTCGATTGGTTCTTTTTTCAGAGAGATCTCCACACCAGTTCTACAGCCACGTAGGCCTCTAACAGCCACCTCTACGTCGGTCATTTTCCTTCTCGGGATCATCCAGCTGTTTTTCTGGCTCGTGTTAGTTGTCAGGCCTGATCTTGCACAGCGGATGTTCCATTTGGAGCCATTTCAAGGGTATTCGGGAGGTTATTTGGCCTCTTACTTGTTCCTTATATCCGTGCACGGCTTGTACCACGTAGTGGGAGCCAGCAATGTCAATCATAGCTTAAGCCCCGCCTTCATTAGTTACCGAATCTTGATCAACCTGCCAgcatttgttcttttgtttcttgttgACCAGATCGAGAAAAACGTCTTTGTAGTTTTGATAAGTCTCGATGTGTTTTATTCGGTTGTAATTGCAATTCCTGTGTGGCAAGAAAGGCGATTCCAAGGCAAAGttattgaaatgaaacttgATTAG
- the LOC131795736 gene encoding uncharacterized protein isoform X2, whose product MFGLLKFMLSIPREKPMTKTERFTQWSCLLAYVIGGASFLFAPQLWAFILQLDLQNRSEGYLRLAGLGVIEIGLILMIAARSNRKMSPHQECLTSVVGRLLFVDSILVMMILRNMLPLSFALFFMVLDSSLALITLVIWCRETNRASIGSFFREISTPVLQPRRPLTATSTSVIFLLGVIQLFFWLVLVVRPDFAQRMFHLEPFQGYSRGYLASYLFLISVHGLYHVVGASNVNHCLSPVFTSYRVLINMPVLVILFFVNQIEQNIFVVLTSFDVFYSVVITIPVWQEKRFQNNETEVIEI is encoded by the coding sequence atgtTCGGCTTGTTAAAATTCATGCTGTCCATTCCTCGCGAGAAGCCGATGACCAAAACAGAAAGATTCACTCAGTGGTCCTGCCTACTCGCCTATGTCATCGGGGGCGCCAGCTTTCTCTTCGCCCCTCAGCTTTGGGCCTTCATATTGCAGCTGGACCTTCAGAACCGTTCTGAGGGGTACCTTCGTTTGGCAGGGCTCGGAGTGATCGAAATTGGTCTTATTCTAATGATTGCAGCTCGCTCCAATCGTAAGATGTCCCCGCATCAGGAATGTCTGACTTCAGTTGTTGGTCGCTTGCTTTTTGTTGATTCAATACTTGTGATGATGATCCTCAGAAACATGCTGCCCCTCTCTTTCGCTCTGTTTTTCATGGTCCTTGACTCGTCTCTCGCTCTCATCACCCTAGTTATTTGGTGCCGTGAAACAAACAGAGCCTCGATTGGTTCTTTTTTCAGAGAGATCTCCACACCAGTTCTACAGCCACGTAGGCCTCTAACAGCCACCTCTACGTCGGTCATTTTCCTTCTCGGGGTCATCCAGCTGTTTTTCTGGCTCGTGTTAGTTGTCAGGCCTGATTTTGCACAACGGATGTTTCATTTGGAGCCATTTCAGGGATATTCGAGAGGTTATCTAGCCTCTTATTTGTTCCTTATATCCGTGCACGGCTTATACCACGTAGTGGGAGCCAGCAATGTCAATCATTGCTTAAGCCCCGTCTTCACTAGTTACCGCGTCTTGATCAACATGCCGGTGTTggtgattttgttttttgttaacCAGATCGAGCAAAACATCTTTGTTGTGTTGACTAGTTTCGATGTGTTTTATTCTGTTGTGATAACTATCCCCGTGTGGCAAGAAAAGCGATTCCAGAACAACGAAACTGAGGTGATAGAAATTTGA